The nucleotide window CCCGCTGCCCCGCACGGAAGGGTTCCGGCGGCAGGAGGTCCAGCACGGGCGTCCCCTGATCCCGCAGGCGCGTCGGCTGGAAGGCCGGAGGCAGGAACCCGTTGGAATAGTTCGCCGCGCCCCCCAACGGACCCGCATCGAACAACATCACGTACCCCGGCAGATCCTGGTTCTCCGTGCCCAGCCCGTAAGTCACCCATGAGCCCAGGCTCGCCTTCCCCGGCCGGATCTCACCCGTGTGCAACTGGTAACTCGCCGGGGCGTGGTTGTTCGATTCCGCCTGCACCGAATGCAGCACGCACAACCGATCGGCGTGTTCCGCCACCCGCGGATACAACTCGCTCACCCACAGGCCCGACTCCCCATGCTGCTTCCACGCGTACGGGCTCCCCATCAACTCGTCCTTGCAGCCATGGAAGACATTCGCATGCCGGCTCGCTTCCACCGCCTTCCGGATCGAGTCCGGCACCGGTTTCCCATCCAGCTTCTGCAACAGCGGCTTGTAGTCGAAGGTGTCCACCTGCGACGGCCCGCCCACCATGAACAGGAAGATCACCGACTTCGCCCGGGGCGCGAAATGCGGCGGCCGGGCGGCGTACGGCCGCATCGGATCGATCACCGGCCCGACCGACGGCCCTCCCGCCGCCCGTGCCTCCCCCTGCCGCAGCGCCGTCAGCGCCACCGCCCCGAACCCCGCCCCCATTCGCCGCAGGAAATGCCGGCGATGACACGGTGATGGCGCAAGGAACATGCAGGCATCCTGAACCTGGCCTCCCACCCCTGACCAGTCGCAATCTGCGCCCCGCTTCACCCTTCGGAGGGACGAGCTCCGCTAGTACACCCCTTCCACGATCTGCTTCTCCATCGCGCCAAACGGACGCACATCCCCCACCCCGTCCCATGCATAGGGCGGACGCGGCGGCCGCCGCATCGCCTCGTCCCGTTCGAGAAAGCGCGGCATGAAGAACTCCCGCGTCAGGGTGGTCAGTTCGACCCGCCCGAATTCGCCGTACGGCACCAGTTCATCCGTTTGTTTCGGGTTCACCACCCGCAGCACGGCCCGCGGCTGCGGGGCATAATACGTCACGCTGAACTGGTCCTCGGGCTCCAACGGCACGCTGGCGGCCAGTCCCATCAGCGTGTTGCCGTAGGTCGGATAAAAGCCGATGCGGTTCTCCAGCAACTCCTCGACAAGGAACCGGACCTCCTGCGGCTTCATCGAGGTTCCCCCGCAAAACACGCCCCGAATCCCGGCCTCCCAGAGGTTCACCTTCTCCGCCAGGGCCTCGAGCAGCTTCGGGGTCGTGAACAGGCCGCTGACCTTCCGGTTCTTCAGGATGATCACCGCCTGCTCGACCACATGCGCCATGTAGGCCTTGGCCACTTCGTACTGCTTCTGAGCCAGCACCTTCTTCACCCAGCGCGGATCCAGGTCGATGAAGTAGCAGGGGCTCCCCCGGAAATTCGCCAGATGCTCGATCGCCAGACGCAACCGCCGCGGCCCCGTCGGACCCACCATCAGCCAGGCCCCGCCCCGCGGGAAATGCTCGTCCTTCACCTTCCCGCTGAACTCTTCGTAATCGACCTTGAAATCGTTCCACCCGATCCGCTGCTTCGGCATCCCCGTCGTCCCGCCCGTCTCGAACACATTGTATGGCTTCCCCCGATAGGCCGCCGGCACCCAGACCTCCGGCTGCATGTCCCGCAGCCACGCATCCTCGAAGTGCGGAAACCGGGCCAGATCCGCGAACGTTCGCAACTCGGTCCGTGGATCCCAGTGCCTGGCCGCCCACTCGAGCCAGAACGGACATCCGGTCTCGGGGGAAAAATGCCACTTCAGGATCTCGCGAAGGTGGGCGTCCAGGGCCTGTCTGGCTTCCTCGAGGGTTTCAGGTGCAACAATGGGAATCGGCATGGGAGTGCTTTGGGTTCAGAAGGGATCGAGCGCGTGGGATGACTTCCGGGATGGCTCCTCACTCCTGGCCACGGCCTTTCGCCCCGTCGAAGCCAGGAGCAACCGTTCAGGATTTCGGCGGAAAGAACTTCTCCACCGTCTCCGGCCGCGGCGGTTGAGTGGCCAGCGACACCGTCACCAGCGTCACCAGCGCCGCCCCGAAGATGAACACCACCGGCATCATCCCGAAGATCAGCAATTCATCCACCCCGGGCGGCCGGTCCGTTGCCAGGATGTCACGGTAGAACAGGACGAGCCAGGTCACCGTCGCCGCCGCCAGCGACGCCAGCGCCCCGGCCCGGGTGGCCCGCTTCCAGTACGCCGCGGCGAAGGCCAGCGGAAACAGCGACGCAAACCCGCTGAAACACCACACGCCCAGGTCGAACACATGCGCGCTGTCCTGCAGATACAACGCAAGGCCGTAGGTGATCGCCACAATCATGACAATGAATCCCCGTGCCAGCAGGATCTTCTCCCGGTCGCTGAACCGGTGCTTCCCAAATCGGCGCACCACGATGTCCTGCGTGAACATCGTTCCCAGACACATGAACTGCGAATCCAGGCTCGACATGATCGCCGCCAGCACGCCCGCGGCCACGACGCCCAGCAGCACCGGCGAATGCACCAGGTCATTCACCATCCGCCCCAGCACCGCGTTCGGATTCGACCCGGCCCCAAGCTGCGCCGCCGACCACATCCCGATCAGGATGCACGGCAGCCACACGATCATGATGCACACCGGATGCGCGATCACGGTCAGCCGGAAACTCTTCGCGCTGCGGGCCGTCAGCCAGTGCTGGAACAGATGCGGAAACATCCCGACCGATAACGGTATGAGACAGTAGGAGAAGAACTGCGCGTGCCCGATCAACCCTTCCCGCGCCATCCGCGCGCCTCCGAACACGCTCTCCGCCGCCAGCCGGCTCGCCTCCGCCGGACCTCCCATCCGGCCCGAAATCATGACAAATGCCAGAATCCCAGCCCCCATGAACACCAGCGTCTGAAACGTGTTGGCCCACACCGCCCCACGCAGGCCCCCGAAAAACACATAGCCCAGAACAATCAGACAGATCACCCCGCCTCCGATCCATGGAGGCAACCCTCCCGAGAGCGGCGACGGACTCCCGTCCGGTCGCAACAACGGAAAGGCCTCCGGAAACATCCCCGCCGTCGTCGATTGCAGAAACTTCCCCGCCGCAATCACGCCAACCAGCAGATAAGGGATCACCAGCAACACCAGCACCGGAAACAGCGCATAACCCAGGGTCGGCGACTCGAATCGATCCCGGAAATACGAGCATTGCGTGACGTATCCGTACCGCTTCCCCACCGCCCACATCCGGATGCCAATCAGGAAGAACACGGCCGAATGGATCAGCCCGGACCAGGAGGCCATCAATCCGTACACCCCGATGCCCGAGGTGTACGCCTTGCCGGTCGAACCCACGATGGCAAAGCCGGTCATCGTGGTGCCAAAGATCGACATCAGCAGCAGAAACGGCCCGATGGACCGGCTCACCACGAAATAGTCGGCGCTGGTGCCCCGGAAGAACCGGCTGCTGACCACGCCCAGCCCCAGCAGCAGTGCCAGATAGCCGCTCAGAATGAACAGCGGCAGCGTCGAGGGAGCTTCCGCCGGATTCATCGTACACCCCCCTCGTCGCCGGTGACCGGGTGCTCCGCCCATGCCTCGATCTCACCAGGCCAGGCAAACCGCGTTGCCGCCGCCCAGAGCATCGCCGCCGCCACCGAAAACATCCCGTGATACGCCAGCCCGATCGGCACCACCCCCAGGACCAGGCTGCGGTCGTCCCACCACCAGAAGTCATGGTGCAGGATGAAGAGGAGAGCGAAAATGCCCCAGATAACCCGGCGCGAGAAGGGCGTTGTCATGTGTTCTTGTTCGGCGTTGCTCCATCAAAAACGCCCGGCCCCCGGACCGGGCGATCTCACCATACCGGCGTCAGGGGAAACCAACGGCGCGTACCCGGCATTCCCCAGAGTGGTCCTGACCCCCTACCGTGTTGCCGGCTCCCCCAGGCGGAGATCCAGACGGCGCGGCTGGTCGGGAGCCGCCTCGGCCTTCGCCGAATCGTGAAACGCATAGAGATGGCTGTTGCTGGCCACGTAAATCACCCCGTTGGCGACCACCGGGGTCGAGTAGATGGGCGCGTTCAGGTTCGTCGTGTCGTTCAGGATCTTCTTCTCACGGGTCGCCGCCAGCACCACCAGATCCCCTTCCTCGTCCCCCACGTACACCTTGCCATCGGCCACCATGGTGCTGCCCCACATGTGGGACTTCATGTCGTGCGTCCAGAACAGCTCACCGGTCTCCGCATCGAGACAGTGCACAAAACCCGAAAAGTCCCCCACAAAGAGCAACCCCGTCTCCGGATCGATCGACACCGTCGAAATGCTCCGGTGAATGCCGCGGTAATCCCAGATCAGCCCGGAATTCGTGATGTCCCCCGTCTTGGTGGCATCCACGCACACCAGGCGCCCCACACCCTCGCCGTGCTCGGGATCCTGACCGATCGCCACATAGACACGGTTCTTGTAGAAGACCGGGGTGGAGTTGATTTCGCTGGGCCCGGAGGCGTGAGGATACCGGATCGGCTGGCCGTCCCGCATCTTGTATTCGGGCGGGTTGCAGTCGAACCACCACACCCGGCGCAGAAAGCTCGAATCCTCCGCATCCTTGGGTTCCGGATCGAAGGCGTAGAGCACCCCGTCCCCCCCCCCGGCATACACCTGCCACCGCCCGCCCACCTGACCGGCCGACATGGAACTCCACTGCCCGTGGAAGATGTTGGGCCCGATCTCCGCGTCGTCCTCCCCGGCAAACTCCCCGGTATGCTTGTTGACGGCGATGAAGCTGGGCGCCAGCGGCGCCGGAATGTTCACATGCGTCCAGTCCTGCCCGTTCGAGGTGCAGACATAAACCAGATCCCCGACAACGAGGGGCGAACTGTTCGAGGCGTTGTGCGGAAACACCCCCAGGTCGTCCATCATGTCGTACACCCAGATGATGTCGGCGTCCTTCGGTCCGATCTTCGCCGGCGGCCGCCCGGTATCCTTCACGACATAATTCGCCTCGTCCTGCATGCCCTGGTTCCCGTTGGCCATCCCGTGCAGGTCCAGACAGATCACTTCGCATCGGCTGGTCACCAGATACACCCGGTCCCCTTCGACCACAGGCGAACTCAGTATGCCCAGACTCTCCCAGTCGTTCACCTTGCCGGATCGCAATTTGGGAACCACCAGCTGCCAGAGAAACTCACCCGTCGCCTCGTCGAAGCATTTCAAGATGGACCGGTCTCCCTGGTGCTGCGGATCCCTCGGAAAGTCATTGTTCGTTCCCACCAGAACCCGCCCCTGCGCCACCGTCACGTTCCCGTAGCTCTGCGAACCCAGCCGGGCCACCCACTTCACGTT belongs to Verrucomicrobiia bacterium and includes:
- a CDS encoding PQQ-binding-like beta-propeller repeat protein, encoding MKTFWAAAAGMACVSGGAMAGDWPQWGGTLNRNMYSPAKNLPYRFEAGQFTRGTQDVDLSTTKNVKWVARLGSQSYGNVTVAQGRVLVGTNNDFPRDPQHQGDRSILKCFDEATGEFLWQLVVPKLRSGKVNDWESLGILSSPVVEGDRVYLVTSRCEVICLDLHGMANGNQGMQDEANYVVKDTGRPPAKIGPKDADIIWVYDMMDDLGVFPHNASNSSPLVVGDLVYVCTSNGQDWTHVNIPAPLAPSFIAVNKHTGEFAGEDDAEIGPNIFHGQWSSMSAGQVGGRWQVYAGGGDGVLYAFDPEPKDAEDSSFLRRVWWFDCNPPEYKMRDGQPIRYPHASGPSEINSTPVFYKNRVYVAIGQDPEHGEGVGRLVCVDATKTGDITNSGLIWDYRGIHRSISTVSIDPETGLLFVGDFSGFVHCLDAETGELFWTHDMKSHMWGSTMVADGKVYVGDEEGDLVVLAATREKKILNDTTNLNAPIYSTPVVANGVIYVASNSHLYAFHDSAKAEAAPDQPRRLDLRLGEPATR
- a CDS encoding sodium:solute symporter family protein — encoded protein: MNPAEAPSTLPLFILSGYLALLLGLGVVSSRFFRGTSADYFVVSRSIGPFLLLMSIFGTTMTGFAIVGSTGKAYTSGIGVYGLMASWSGLIHSAVFFLIGIRMWAVGKRYGYVTQCSYFRDRFESPTLGYALFPVLVLLVIPYLLVGVIAAGKFLQSTTAGMFPEAFPLLRPDGSPSPLSGGLPPWIGGGVICLIVLGYVFFGGLRGAVWANTFQTLVFMGAGILAFVMISGRMGGPAEASRLAAESVFGGARMAREGLIGHAQFFSYCLIPLSVGMFPHLFQHWLTARSAKSFRLTVIAHPVCIMIVWLPCILIGMWSAAQLGAGSNPNAVLGRMVNDLVHSPVLLGVVAAGVLAAIMSSLDSQFMCLGTMFTQDIVVRRFGKHRFSDREKILLARGFIVMIVAITYGLALYLQDSAHVFDLGVWCFSGFASLFPLAFAAAYWKRATRAGALASLAAATVTWLVLFYRDILATDRPPGVDELLIFGMMPVVFIFGAALVTLVTVSLATQPPRPETVEKFFPPKS
- a CDS encoding DUF1501 domain-containing protein yields the protein MFLAPSPCHRRHFLRRMGAGFGAVALTALRQGEARAAGGPSVGPVIDPMRPYAARPPHFAPRAKSVIFLFMVGGPSQVDTFDYKPLLQKLDGKPVPDSIRKAVEASRHANVFHGCKDELMGSPYAWKQHGESGLWVSELYPRVAEHADRLCVLHSVQAESNNHAPASYQLHTGEIRPGKASLGSWVTYGLGTENQDLPGYVMLFDAGPLGGAANYSNGFLPPAFQPTRLRDQGTPVLDLLPPEPFRAGQRASLDLIHDLNRRHRESRPGHGGLEARMASYELAYRMQAAALEVGDVEGEPESLRRAYGFEHGDGRTRSFGRKCLLARRLVEKGVRFVQVYDMPDKDGWDAHDRLTQNHTPRARWTDEPIAALLSDLEERGLLEETLVVWASEFGRTPMMQGDRGRQHNAAGFTVWLAGGGTRPGARIGATDEIGLMAADQPVPFRDLHATVLNALGLDHEALHFEVAGRQERLTGVAGGARPIPGVLG